Proteins encoded in a region of the Frondihabitans sp. 762G35 genome:
- a CDS encoding recombinase family protein yields the protein MRFRLSTALANGRSVRNLKEIADGLDRRGVGLRALSQGIDTTTPGGRLFFHMLAAIAEFEHDLIVERTKDGLAAARARGRNGGGRSKMTATKAKRARAMCDEKTYTVQQIADTFGVSRGTIYRHLKEGVSSS from the coding sequence ATGCGGTTCCGCTTATCGACCGCACTCGCCAATGGCCGCTCCGTCCGAAACCTCAAAGAGATCGCCGACGGACTCGACCGCCGCGGCGTTGGCCTCAGAGCCCTATCGCAGGGCATCGATACGACCACCCCCGGCGGCCGCCTGTTCTTCCACATGCTCGCTGCCATTGCCGAGTTCGAGCACGACCTCATCGTCGAACGCACGAAGGACGGACTCGCCGCCGCCCGAGCCCGCGGTCGAAACGGCGGAGGGCGTTCCAAGATGACCGCCACGAAGGCCAAGCGGGCCCGAGCGATGTGCGACGAGAAGACCTACACGGTGCAGCAGATCGCCGACACCTTCGGCGTCTCACGCGGCACCATCTACCGTCACCTCAAAGAAGGCGTCAGCTCCAGCTAG
- a CDS encoding YobI family P-loop NTPase yields the protein MLDPVDNTHPALALESLAPRYDQAVHGTYLAALKRAIDDQPLVRNIALAGSYGVGKSSVLGQLAASYSARVINLSLLTLGVEPESVDTASGGNPAAQTTSNRIQKEIVKQLLYQQHPSDTPQSRFRRISRLRWKRETLIAVAGGLLVLAILVAIGAGAPLAAALHIALPTLPMSVRAVIIAVGVLVAGGAGVLLIRLLLQGHFGLEKVTAGPASITLPPRSTSYFDEYLDEIIYFFESNPKRDIVIIEDLDRFNDPGIFESLRSLNGLLNAAAQLEPRNVRFIYAVRDSVFEKLGRDAALVTTDEARAELVRANRTKFFELIVPMVPFITHKNARDLLLSLLTSRGHAISKDLVDLSARHVADMRLIHNIVNEYEVFKRQLLDVPTPVPELDPDRLFAMILFKNSHLADFEAVRHGESSLDRLFRTWRSLVQANLEQLRDDSTRLRRRIASEDAATERAEALGKKLRSQIDALATASGTPFVEAAIRLDGSPVDDASLRTPHFWRELRAGRGEITVTVNSASYYGSPQQMSLPRNVVETLLGASVDFGPEAAHMAEADREKIRRNATRSEFLRRHNWQGLAGRADFTYSAADGEVEKTFQQWAEALLPSRLVVDLVISGYLTSYFALHVSTFYGELIRPDAMTYIMRNVDRGIPDPEYALDGDDVDAILRDQGRSVLTERSMHNVSILDHLLHHRPSDATVVVGRLTSGNTDDQAFIDLYMNAGAAKDPFIAKLAPLSKGIYSYLVDQAPLDPEERISLLDTAIQHRGDLDYDLPDTVRAVLEANYQALPSLTQEQFTAEATVALLVDTGSTLPDVTPLTSSARRVLARTRAFTITASNLQQLSRSENIALDALRTSHPELYSYAVDSLDDYLQAFENSPTTAFTIEHPDQFVPILTASQQWGRTHYDRLIPTAAPDCTVEQLSEVPSAAWPALVREPRTSPTFQNVASYIDWAGEVDSSISALLARVPAITDVGEVEQQRRSAVALAIVNAGPDALATEHRVDLALDLDPGVLPASSLKPEAGELMGRLIAEDLLVDDPEAFAARLMVDWATQEYAITKSTAFIDMVLPTTVKVEHIAPLIRSRNIKATIQARLVNNLNAFANVPADAYEAIAESGLEERLTLGASAISMVQAGGARKETVLRLLASAGDRISIDELRQLLRQIGGPYRTIADAGRQRPKITDTSENRTIVKRLKSAGIISMSKPDKGQTLRITLHHG from the coding sequence ATGCTTGACCCCGTCGATAACACTCATCCCGCTCTCGCTTTGGAGAGTCTCGCTCCGCGGTACGACCAAGCTGTCCATGGGACGTACTTGGCCGCGCTCAAACGCGCAATTGATGACCAACCCCTCGTTAGAAATATTGCTCTTGCGGGCTCATACGGTGTGGGCAAAAGCAGTGTGCTTGGACAACTGGCGGCCAGCTATTCGGCCCGGGTGATCAATCTGTCCCTGCTGACCTTGGGAGTAGAGCCCGAGTCCGTCGACACCGCGTCCGGAGGGAACCCCGCGGCTCAAACAACCTCAAACCGCATCCAAAAGGAGATCGTCAAGCAGCTGCTCTACCAGCAGCACCCTTCAGACACGCCCCAATCTCGTTTCCGCAGAATTTCGCGCCTACGATGGAAACGGGAGACGCTGATCGCGGTTGCTGGGGGTCTCCTCGTTCTCGCCATCTTGGTTGCCATTGGAGCCGGGGCACCCCTGGCTGCAGCACTTCACATCGCACTGCCGACTCTTCCTATGTCTGTTCGAGCGGTGATCATCGCCGTCGGCGTGCTCGTAGCAGGCGGCGCTGGCGTGCTTCTAATTCGGCTCTTGCTTCAAGGCCACTTCGGCCTTGAGAAAGTCACCGCCGGACCAGCATCCATCACCCTGCCACCACGGTCGACAAGCTACTTTGACGAATACCTCGACGAAATCATCTACTTCTTCGAATCGAACCCAAAACGCGACATCGTCATCATCGAAGATCTCGATCGCTTCAACGACCCAGGCATTTTCGAATCCCTCCGATCCCTCAATGGCCTTCTCAATGCCGCAGCCCAGCTGGAACCCCGAAACGTCCGGTTCATCTACGCAGTCCGAGACAGTGTTTTTGAGAAACTCGGGAGGGACGCGGCCCTTGTCACAACCGACGAGGCACGTGCCGAACTCGTCCGAGCGAACCGCACCAAATTTTTCGAATTGATCGTGCCGATGGTCCCGTTCATCACGCACAAGAACGCTCGAGATCTCTTGCTCTCGCTGCTCACATCGCGCGGTCACGCGATCTCCAAAGATCTCGTGGACCTGTCTGCCCGCCACGTCGCCGACATGCGTCTCATTCACAACATCGTGAACGAATACGAGGTCTTTAAACGCCAACTGCTCGATGTGCCCACGCCCGTGCCAGAGCTCGATCCGGACCGCCTCTTCGCCATGATCCTTTTCAAGAATAGCCACCTGGCAGACTTCGAAGCCGTCCGCCACGGCGAAAGCTCTCTGGACCGGCTCTTCCGAACATGGCGCAGCCTTGTTCAAGCAAACCTGGAACAGCTTCGCGATGACAGCACTCGACTGCGCAGGCGCATCGCCAGCGAAGATGCCGCCACGGAAAGAGCCGAAGCACTCGGAAAGAAACTACGTTCTCAGATAGACGCACTAGCCACGGCCTCAGGTACTCCATTCGTAGAGGCGGCCATCCGACTGGATGGTTCACCAGTCGATGACGCGTCGCTACGCACACCCCATTTTTGGCGCGAATTGCGTGCGGGGCGAGGGGAGATCACCGTTACGGTCAATTCAGCGAGCTACTACGGGTCACCGCAGCAGATGTCCCTCCCTCGGAATGTCGTCGAAACGCTGCTTGGCGCCTCTGTTGATTTCGGTCCAGAAGCGGCCCACATGGCTGAGGCCGACCGCGAGAAAATCCGGAGAAACGCCACGCGCAGTGAGTTTCTCCGCCGGCATAATTGGCAGGGCCTAGCCGGCCGCGCCGACTTTACTTATAGCGCCGCCGATGGCGAGGTCGAAAAGACCTTCCAGCAATGGGCAGAGGCGCTATTACCGTCTCGCCTTGTCGTCGACCTTGTGATCAGCGGGTACCTGACGTCTTACTTCGCCCTGCACGTGTCGACCTTCTACGGCGAACTTATCCGCCCTGACGCCATGACCTACATCATGCGCAACGTTGATCGCGGCATCCCAGACCCCGAATACGCTCTCGATGGCGACGACGTGGACGCAATCCTCAGAGACCAAGGCCGCTCCGTCCTCACCGAACGCAGCATGCACAACGTCTCGATCCTCGACCACCTCCTCCACCACCGTCCAAGCGACGCAACAGTCGTTGTCGGTCGCCTCACCAGCGGAAACACGGACGATCAAGCCTTCATCGACCTATACATGAACGCCGGCGCCGCTAAAGATCCCTTCATCGCGAAGCTGGCCCCCCTGTCCAAGGGCATCTATAGCTACCTTGTCGACCAAGCCCCCCTCGACCCAGAAGAACGGATCAGCCTGCTGGACACGGCAATTCAGCACCGAGGCGACCTGGACTACGACCTCCCCGACACCGTGCGAGCGGTTCTAGAGGCCAACTACCAAGCCCTTCCATCCCTCACGCAGGAACAATTCACTGCCGAAGCCACAGTTGCCCTCCTAGTAGACACAGGGAGCACCCTGCCCGACGTCACTCCCCTCACCTCTTCGGCCCGCCGCGTGCTTGCCCGCACCCGAGCGTTCACGATCACGGCGTCCAACCTTCAACAGCTATCCCGATCAGAAAACATCGCCCTCGATGCATTGAGGACCAGTCACCCGGAACTGTATAGCTACGCCGTGGACAGCCTCGACGATTACCTCCAGGCTTTCGAGAACTCCCCAACAACGGCATTCACAATCGAACACCCTGACCAATTTGTCCCGATTCTCACTGCGTCGCAGCAATGGGGAAGAACGCATTACGACCGCCTCATTCCGACGGCTGCACCCGACTGCACGGTCGAGCAGCTAAGCGAAGTTCCCTCCGCCGCATGGCCCGCCCTCGTCCGCGAGCCTCGAACCTCACCCACATTCCAGAACGTCGCCTCCTACATCGACTGGGCAGGCGAGGTCGACAGCAGCATCAGCGCTCTTCTTGCACGCGTCCCAGCCATCACCGACGTAGGCGAAGTCGAGCAACAGCGGCGCTCGGCTGTAGCCCTAGCCATCGTGAATGCCGGCCCGGACGCATTAGCTACAGAGCACCGAGTAGACCTGGCACTAGATCTTGATCCGGGAGTCCTGCCCGCATCTTCTCTGAAACCAGAGGCGGGAGAGCTCATGGGTCGGCTCATTGCCGAGGATCTCCTCGTCGACGACCCAGAGGCATTCGCGGCTCGCCTTATGGTCGACTGGGCCACCCAGGAATACGCCATCACAAAATCCACCGCGTTCATCGACATGGTTCTCCCCACCACGGTCAAGGTTGAGCACATCGCCCCCCTCATCCGAAGTCGGAACATCAAGGCGACAATCCAGGCGAGGCTCGTCAACAACCTGAACGCATTCGCCAACGTTCCCGCAGACGCCTACGAGGCCATCGCCGAGAGCGGCCTCGAGGAGCGTCTTACTCTCGGTGCAAGCGCGATCTCAATGGTCCAAGCAGGGGGTGCCCGGAAGGAAACCGTTCTTCGCCTACTCGCAAGCGCCGGAGATCGAATTTCTATAGACGAGTTGCGTCAGCTTCTCCGGCAGATTGGCGGCCCCTACCGAACCATCGCAGATGCCGGCAGGCAGCGGCCGAAGATCACCGATACATCCGAAAATCGGACCATTGTTAAACGACTCAAGAGCGCCGGGATTATCTCTATGTCTAAGCCTGACAAGGGCCAAACGCTGCGGATTACTCTGCACCACGGCTAG
- a CDS encoding recombinase family protein, whose product MTQHKRQSVAYVRVSTADQNLARQLEAIGPVDRVFEEKVSGGSRADRTALAECIRYVRDGDSVRVSSMDRLARSLRDLRDIVDEISAKGASVTFVKEQQTYGADTGDAIGQLMLNLLGAFAEFERSLIRERQSEGIRIAKEAGRYLGRARKLTPEQVGKACGLIDAGIPKTVVARKLGINRATLYRALAQSAAEGATSREGN is encoded by the coding sequence ATGACGCAGCACAAGAGGCAGTCCGTTGCTTACGTGCGGGTCAGTACCGCTGACCAGAACTTGGCCCGCCAGCTCGAGGCCATCGGTCCCGTCGATAGGGTCTTCGAAGAGAAGGTCTCTGGTGGTTCTCGCGCCGACCGGACGGCGTTGGCCGAGTGCATCCGGTACGTCAGGGATGGCGACAGCGTCCGCGTCTCTTCTATGGACCGCCTCGCGCGGTCTCTTCGTGACCTCCGTGACATCGTCGACGAGATCTCGGCCAAAGGGGCGTCGGTGACGTTCGTCAAAGAGCAACAGACCTACGGCGCCGATACTGGCGACGCGATCGGTCAGCTCATGCTCAACCTCCTCGGCGCCTTCGCTGAATTCGAACGTTCCCTAATACGTGAGCGTCAAAGCGAGGGAATTCGGATCGCCAAAGAGGCTGGTAGGTACCTCGGCCGCGCACGCAAGCTGACCCCCGAACAGGTCGGGAAAGCTTGCGGCCTGATCGACGCCGGGATTCCCAAGACCGTCGTCGCCCGAAAGCTCGGGATCAACCGCGCGACTCTGTACCGAGCTCTCGCGCAATCGGCTGCCGAAGGGGCCACAAGTCGTGAAGGGAACTAG
- a CDS encoding amidase, protein MADDIIYLDATELAARIKSGELTSVQVVQAYLDRIRAVDPKINAIVTINDNALTEAKAADDALAAGKEVGPLHGVPFTVKDSIDTDGILTQRGSPIFKGRTPDEDAVAVARMKAAGGIVLAKTNLPEFSYSTESNNLLTGRTNNPYNLDRTSGGSSGGESAAIAAGLSPIGLGTDLAISVRGPASHTGIAAIKPTHGRIPMTGVWPRVPRRDWHVGPMARTIRDLELGYSIMRGPDGHDGFAITPNTVDAGKRDAAPQDLRVAWFTDSGLGPVDPQVADTVRQAAEALKAASVHVEEIDIPTLHHDNPLALFNKQHVMELKPAMADATKGHEDLRFTMSKTMLATPDTSVEDYVAAEQGFERIRDAYAEVFTKYDAVLLPVLPIPAHEHDKTEFVIDGQTVDATHIQTFTVQFNITGMPALSMRFGTSSDGLPIGVQIAGPWHAESTVFNVASLLESVSPVRDAHPNI, encoded by the coding sequence ATGGCTGACGACATCATCTACCTCGACGCGACCGAGTTGGCTGCACGGATCAAGTCCGGCGAACTGACCTCGGTGCAGGTCGTGCAGGCGTACCTGGACCGCATCCGGGCGGTCGACCCGAAGATCAACGCGATCGTCACGATCAACGACAACGCCCTCACCGAGGCGAAGGCCGCCGATGACGCCCTCGCCGCAGGCAAGGAGGTTGGGCCGCTGCACGGTGTGCCCTTCACCGTCAAGGACTCCATCGACACCGACGGCATCCTCACACAGCGTGGCTCTCCGATCTTCAAGGGCCGCACGCCCGACGAGGACGCCGTCGCCGTGGCCCGGATGAAGGCCGCAGGCGGCATCGTGCTCGCCAAGACCAACCTGCCGGAGTTCTCCTACTCGACCGAGAGCAACAACCTGCTCACCGGACGCACGAACAACCCCTACAACCTTGACCGCACCTCCGGCGGGTCCAGCGGTGGCGAGTCCGCAGCGATCGCCGCGGGCCTCAGCCCGATCGGTCTCGGCACCGACCTCGCGATCTCGGTCCGTGGGCCGGCATCGCACACCGGCATCGCCGCCATCAAGCCGACCCACGGCCGCATCCCCATGACCGGTGTCTGGCCGCGAGTGCCGCGCCGCGACTGGCACGTCGGCCCGATGGCCCGCACCATCCGGGACCTCGAGCTCGGCTACTCCATCATGCGAGGACCGGACGGCCACGACGGCTTCGCGATCACCCCGAACACGGTCGACGCCGGCAAGCGTGACGCTGCCCCGCAGGATCTCCGCGTGGCGTGGTTCACCGACTCCGGCCTCGGCCCGGTCGACCCGCAGGTCGCCGACACCGTTCGTCAGGCAGCGGAAGCGCTCAAGGCCGCCAGTGTCCACGTCGAGGAGATCGACATCCCGACCCTGCACCACGACAACCCGCTGGCGCTGTTCAACAAGCAGCACGTCATGGAACTCAAGCCCGCCATGGCCGACGCCACGAAGGGGCACGAAGACCTCCGGTTCACGATGTCGAAGACCATGCTCGCCACCCCCGACACATCCGTCGAGGACTACGTCGCCGCGGAGCAGGGCTTCGAACGCATCCGCGACGCCTACGCCGAGGTCTTCACGAAGTACGACGCGGTCCTGCTGCCCGTGCTGCCGATCCCGGCACACGAGCACGACAAGACCGAATTCGTCATCGACGGGCAGACCGTCGACGCCACCCACATCCAGACCTTCACCGTCCAGTTCAACATCACCGGCATGCCCGCCCTGTCGATGCGGTTCGGCACCAGCTCCGACGGCCTCCCGATCGGCGTCCAGATCGCCGGCCCCTGGCACGCCGAATCCACCGTCTTCAACGTCGCATCGCTGCTCGAGTCCGTCAGCCCCGTCCGCGACGCCCACCCCAACATCTGA
- a CDS encoding TetR/AcrR family transcriptional regulator: protein MPTTETDTRQHILDTAQTLMARKGYTAVGLNEVLSEAGVPKGSFYYYFSSKENFGEELMKFYFSDYLATMSRIAGNSDKTGAEQLEEYWERFYDLQSYDDCQGKCLVVKLATEVSDLSEPMRLQLVDGTAGIIDHLERMITTGQHDGSLGADDEARTLAYELYDAWLGASTMAKIQRTPESLQRALALTKTRLHI, encoded by the coding sequence ATGCCCACAACGGAGACCGACACTCGGCAGCACATCCTCGACACCGCCCAGACATTGATGGCCCGCAAGGGCTACACCGCGGTCGGTCTCAACGAGGTGCTGTCGGAGGCCGGCGTCCCGAAGGGGTCGTTCTACTACTACTTCTCTTCGAAGGAGAACTTCGGCGAGGAGCTGATGAAGTTCTACTTCTCCGACTACCTCGCCACGATGAGCCGCATCGCGGGCAACTCGGACAAGACGGGTGCTGAGCAGTTGGAGGAGTACTGGGAGCGCTTCTACGACCTGCAGTCGTACGACGACTGCCAGGGCAAGTGCTTGGTGGTCAAGCTCGCCACGGAAGTCTCGGACCTCTCCGAGCCGATGCGGCTCCAGCTCGTCGACGGTACTGCCGGCATCATCGACCACCTCGAGCGCATGATCACCACCGGGCAGCACGACGGCTCCCTCGGCGCCGACGACGAGGCCCGCACCCTCGCTTACGAGCTCTACGACGCCTGGCTCGGAGCCAGCACCATGGCCAAGATCCAGCGCACCCCCGAATCCCTCCAGCGCGCCCTCGCTCTCACGAAGACACGCCTGCACATCTGA
- a CDS encoding oxidoreductase, with product MFTAINPPDPTEFAGKRVVVTGGSRGLGAAIAQRLRDGGAVVVVTARSRTDETPDGATFISGDVSSVQGVQAFAAAALDALGGVDILINNAGAARVHLEGIASIPDEEWVDSLNLNYLSAVRVTSAFLAALHEAGPGGSVVNISSGAAIVPAPPMAHYSAAKAALNAYGKALAAELAPAGIRVATISPGNVVSPGADVVRQDLADALGTPIEDATTTIPLGRLGDPRDVAEAVAYLASPRAQWVTGVNMYVDGGEMPSF from the coding sequence ATGTTCACCGCCATCAACCCACCGGACCCGACCGAGTTCGCCGGCAAGCGCGTCGTGGTCACAGGAGGCTCCCGAGGCCTCGGAGCCGCCATCGCTCAGCGGCTCCGCGACGGCGGCGCCGTCGTCGTCGTCACAGCGCGGAGCCGCACAGACGAGACCCCCGACGGTGCCACCTTCATCTCGGGCGACGTCAGTTCGGTGCAAGGGGTCCAGGCCTTCGCCGCCGCTGCGCTTGACGCCCTCGGCGGAGTCGACATCCTGATCAACAACGCCGGCGCCGCCCGCGTCCACCTCGAAGGCATCGCCTCGATCCCCGACGAGGAGTGGGTCGACTCGCTCAACCTCAACTACCTGTCGGCGGTTCGAGTCACCAGCGCCTTCCTCGCCGCTCTGCACGAGGCCGGCCCCGGAGGATCGGTCGTCAACATCTCCTCCGGGGCTGCAATCGTTCCGGCGCCGCCGATGGCGCACTACAGCGCCGCCAAGGCCGCACTGAACGCCTACGGCAAAGCTCTTGCCGCAGAGCTGGCCCCGGCCGGCATCCGGGTCGCAACCATCAGCCCCGGCAACGTCGTCTCGCCCGGCGCCGACGTTGTGAGGCAGGATCTCGCCGACGCACTCGGGACCCCCATCGAGGACGCCACAACAACGATCCCGCTCGGCCGCCTCGGCGACCCCCGTGACGTCGCCGAGGCGGTGGCATACCTCGCCTCGCCGCGCGCCCAATGGGTCACAGGTGTGAACATGTACGTCGACGGCGGCGAGATGCCCAGTTTCTAG
- a CDS encoding TetR/AcrR family transcriptional regulator, with protein sequence MPRITQAQKELNREKIVRAASEGFKRRGVDGLGIQDLMHAAGMTNGGFYNHFASKDDLALEVYQQGFAQSLAVVSELREASPDAPQVALDAMIDTYVTAAHRDHPETGCPSAALPVDAGRHGIDPQTAYRDGLEGYFRNITDLLLQRAPDAGARLTSVDAREQAVALFSQMVGALVVSRAVAEADPSLSDEILAANNHRLHRE encoded by the coding sequence ATGCCACGCATCACTCAGGCCCAGAAGGAGCTCAACCGCGAGAAGATCGTTCGCGCAGCGAGCGAGGGCTTCAAGCGTCGAGGCGTCGACGGTCTCGGCATCCAGGACCTGATGCACGCTGCTGGCATGACCAACGGGGGCTTCTACAACCACTTCGCATCAAAGGACGACCTGGCGCTCGAGGTCTATCAGCAGGGCTTCGCGCAGTCCCTGGCCGTCGTGTCCGAGCTTCGGGAAGCATCGCCGGACGCCCCGCAGGTCGCCCTGGACGCCATGATCGACACGTACGTCACGGCGGCACATCGCGACCACCCCGAAACGGGATGCCCCTCCGCCGCACTGCCCGTCGACGCCGGACGGCATGGTATTGACCCGCAGACTGCCTACCGCGACGGGCTTGAGGGGTACTTCCGGAACATCACGGATCTGCTTCTACAGCGCGCGCCCGACGCCGGCGCCCGGCTCACTTCTGTAGACGCGCGTGAGCAGGCCGTGGCGCTGTTCAGTCAGATGGTCGGCGCCCTGGTGGTCTCACGGGCAGTTGCCGAAGCCGACCCGTCGCTATCGGACGAGATCCTGGCGGCTAACAACCATCGGCTTCACCGCGAATAG
- a CDS encoding Pycsar system effector family protein: protein MTLAFTGAMATLLFNLARVIENRTIPVDILVVAACILVATTGALCGLTLTPRINDKDADPQAINRIFYVSIAANFRGRRPEYKDVVHTLSADPAELIRDLADQIHANATIATTKARFAKWAIRAGLAAGVAIAAAAAVIELSN from the coding sequence GTGACTCTCGCATTCACCGGCGCCATGGCCACCCTGCTCTTCAATCTCGCCCGCGTGATTGAAAATCGGACAATCCCCGTTGACATCCTCGTCGTCGCCGCCTGCATCCTCGTCGCCACAACGGGCGCACTTTGCGGGCTCACGCTTACGCCGCGAATTAACGACAAGGATGCAGACCCCCAGGCCATCAATCGTATTTTTTACGTGAGTATCGCTGCCAACTTCCGGGGACGGCGGCCCGAATACAAGGACGTTGTGCACACGCTCTCGGCCGATCCAGCGGAACTCATACGGGATCTGGCCGATCAGATTCATGCAAACGCGACGATTGCTACGACTAAGGCTCGCTTTGCAAAGTGGGCGATACGGGCAGGGCTTGCGGCGGGTGTGGCCATAGCCGCGGCCGCCGCTGTCATCGAACTCTCAAACTGA
- a CDS encoding adenylate/guanylate cyclase domain-containing protein: MDGDFKPYDVAKSADRIKEILGRPSTSFEEVDSLPDRDDLTFTNGFYGKASAIFVDIRDSSGMTDKYKRPKLAKIYRTFISEMVAVLNSVAVVREVNIVGDCVWAVYNTPYKSDVDAVFDAATRANTLIKLLNHYFELNSIDPVSVGIGMEFGRALMIKAGYSGSGINEVVYMGDVVNRAAHLAHEAGRGWWTPPMYIGSDFHTNLKPSNAAFCTLGSIAGIGSIYTANVVNVSMNDYVEALKS; encoded by the coding sequence ATGGACGGCGATTTCAAGCCATACGACGTTGCAAAGAGCGCCGATCGAATCAAAGAAATACTTGGTCGCCCATCGACGTCTTTCGAGGAGGTTGACTCGCTTCCAGACCGGGATGACCTGACCTTCACCAACGGTTTCTACGGCAAAGCATCAGCGATCTTCGTAGACATACGTGACTCGTCTGGCATGACGGACAAATACAAGCGGCCTAAGCTGGCAAAGATATACCGGACCTTCATATCTGAAATGGTCGCCGTGCTCAACTCAGTGGCGGTGGTCCGGGAAGTCAATATCGTTGGCGACTGCGTATGGGCCGTCTACAACACCCCATACAAGAGCGATGTGGATGCGGTGTTCGACGCCGCCACCCGTGCGAACACCTTGATCAAGCTGCTCAATCACTACTTCGAACTTAATTCGATCGATCCCGTGTCGGTCGGCATTGGCATGGAGTTCGGCCGAGCGCTCATGATCAAGGCGGGTTACAGCGGAAGTGGAATCAACGAGGTCGTCTACATGGGCGACGTAGTCAATCGCGCGGCCCACTTAGCCCACGAGGCAGGACGAGGGTGGTGGACGCCGCCGATGTACATCGGATCCGATTTTCACACCAACTTGAAGCCGTCAAACGCTGCTTTCTGCACTTTGGGCTCAATCGCGGGTATTGGCTCGATCTACACCGCGAACGTGGTCAACGTCTCGATGAACGACTACGTGGAAGCCTTGAAAAGCTGA
- a CDS encoding cation transporter, which yields MSDQAPLSDSRRRSLLRRGMALEILTLSWNVVGVVVLALLAITTSSVALAGFGLDSLIEIGASTVVLWELSGSGEERRRRALTLIGGAFVALALYLLIQSTTALLAGHHASRSGQGIVWTAVTAIVMFSLAVGKARTGRALENPVLMTEGRVTFIDGLLAVAVLLGLAFDLTLGWWWADPAAALVIVYYAIREAADIFRPDDHS from the coding sequence GTGTCCGACCAAGCCCCGCTTTCCGACTCGCGCCGACGATCACTGCTGCGCCGCGGCATGGCCTTGGAGATTCTCACTCTGAGCTGGAACGTCGTCGGCGTGGTCGTTCTCGCACTGTTGGCGATCACTACCTCTTCGGTCGCGCTGGCGGGATTCGGCCTCGACAGCCTGATCGAGATAGGAGCGAGCACCGTCGTGCTGTGGGAGTTGTCCGGGAGCGGCGAAGAACGCCGAAGACGTGCCCTCACACTCATCGGCGGAGCATTCGTCGCTCTGGCTCTCTATCTCCTGATCCAGTCGACCACGGCGCTGCTCGCCGGTCATCACGCTTCTCGGAGCGGCCAGGGGATCGTCTGGACGGCCGTGACCGCGATCGTGATGTTCAGCCTGGCCGTCGGAAAGGCCAGGACGGGTCGTGCTCTCGAGAATCCCGTCCTGATGACTGAGGGGCGCGTGACTTTCATCGACGGTCTTCTCGCCGTCGCCGTCCTGCTCGGGCTTGCATTCGATCTCACCCTGGGGTGGTGGTGGGCAGACCCGGCCGCCGCGTTGGTCATCGTCTACTACGCCATCCGAGAGGCCGCCGACATTTTTAGGCCGGACGACCATTCGTAG